Below is a genomic region from Raphanus sativus cultivar WK10039 unplaced genomic scaffold, ASM80110v3 Scaffold3765, whole genome shotgun sequence.
aaaccagtagctgaaccggagGTCGACCCAACACCCTGCTCAACTAACCATGGCGCCAACCAGAacatatgtgcactaaaaatgccatatctttCCAACCAGGAGGTTTTTCaccatgaaaccaattttcatggattctacactcaagacgGAGTCAGACCCAATTGGAATTATCAGAAAATCTATCCGGACcaggaagatatgaattttataaaccAGAGGTTTCTCAGCCCATCCATTCGCGAGTACCAGCCTTTAGGAGACGATTTGAGCCCAGCCAAGAGACGTACCGAGCCAAAACCAATGCTAGAAGTAAAGAGGAGTTTATCAGCTTTCCAGAAAGCCCAAGATCACGAGAAATGGTCAAGGAAATTGGAAGATATGATCAATTTCCctaaaccggtcaaaccagttctacacttgccttATTTGGAAGCTCATTGGTTTATTCAATtgcaaaccagacattggcgacCAGGGGAGACATCTAACCATTCAGGAGACACATTTAAATATCCAGGAGAGTCAGATAAGTTCTTACAATGCACCAGCAAGCATAGGAACAGAAGGATCTTCAATATTGTCAACTTTCCTTTTTCGGTTACATTCACACAATGGAGAATCATTCACCAACGGCTCCATCACCAATCTTGCTATCATTTCGAGCACTATCTCAGCATTCATATTGTTCTAAGGAGACTCAGTTATCCACTCAAACCCTCTAGATACAAGGAAGAAACAATTTCTCCAAGATTCAAGTCATTAAGCTCCAACAGCTAGTTTTCTCGGTTTTCcttatttgtttgcttctttcttattctttctttcttaggAACGTGTACTGAGCAGTATATAAGCTCATTCTACTTCTCTGTAATATTCACCCTTCAATCAACCaagtttataaaaagtttatctTGTTTTTATCCAAAGTTTGTCTTTGCATAAAATCTGTCTTTAGGATTCAAGGAGTGATTCTTTGTTGTTCTATTGATTTCGTGAGTCTAGTTTGTTTGTGTGATTCAAACATACTTAGTAcacagattgagagagtcaatcaacccactagattgagagagtcaatcatcTTCCATCCATAGTCCATCCAGCAAGATCGgtaagttggttatacgaccattTGCTTGTCTTCCATCAACGATCCCACCAAGGTCCATTCTGTGCCtgtatcattttggtatcagagcctaagCTCCTGACCCAGGTTCATTCTATCCTTGCATCATATTTGTTTACATTTGTTTTTgcatttataaaccaaaaatccataaaaactgtttctttttgtttcaagtTTTGTTTCTGCATATTTTTGTTCTTGCTGTTCATCATACTTTAAAGCcacgaaaaagaaagaaaaagttctgtttgattcatttaaaaatcgaaaatcccaaaagaaagtgtttgcattcattattttccataaaagaaaatcccataaaaatttctgttttgaatttgattccttttcatttgcattcataaattcaaaagcCAAAAGAAATCATCCAAGTTATTGTTTCATACCATTTCTACTTGTCCATTTCGTGAttgcatcagaaaagaaaaagaaaatatttttaagcttTAGTTTATATCATTTGCATATTTAATTGTTGCATTTCAtccaaagaaaattcaaaaaaaaaaaaaattcagcattagttttctttccatattttcttttcatttgtgttaattgtcattcatttttgtttcatttcgagtttgcatccagaaaaccaaaagaaaaataattttttgcatagtttatttcattttggttCATATTTGAATTTCTCGGTTTAGTTAAGATATTCTTGTTTAATTCTTTGGTCCAACCACATTACCCATACCTCACTTGATCTTTTGAGAATCATTTCAGGAAGAGATGGGAGATGCAGTACACGGCCCACTGCCTGTCCAAAACCAATTGATGAAGGTTATACAAAGCCTCAATGAACAATTGACTCGATTGGAGCAAGGCAGCAAACCAGTTGGTCCACAGCCACAAGGAGAACGACTACCAAAGGGAGAAAGTAGATGTTGGAAAGCACCAGAAGCTGCTTATGTtgagcccaagccaccagacCCTTCATGGATCACCCCCCCTCAAAATCCTTGCACTCATAActttttacttaatttttattCTGATGATTATAAAGGTGCTGATAAAACTAAACTCTATActttttcaggaagaagaaatTATCTAGATTGGGAGAGAAATCTAGATGAATGGTTTTACTACAACAATATCCTGAAGAAAGAGAGGCTAGCTTATGCTATTGACCAGCTCAGAGATGAAGCCTTGAAATGGTgggtacaagaagaagatgatataaGGTTTTGCAAAGAACCACCTATCACCACATGGAGAGACCTTAGAGAAATCATGAGAGATAAGTATGCAAAGAAGTATACCAATTCTCAGATCAAGGAACTGTATccaagaagatatccaactcATAGTTCCAAGAAGGCAGAATTGAAGTCTAAAACTCCAACACAAAAAGTTCCAGCAAAGGCAGAGCAACAAACTGAGAAGCACAAGCAATGTAAGTCTTCTAACTCTAAAGATttaaaagatcagacatgttatagatgtcataaaagaggacactttgctgtaGTTTGTCCAACTAAGCAATTATTGgtagaaacatcactagaaaagaaaactgatttATCTATGAtgagtgatagttttattcaatctgatttattggttccaaattcttgtgtaatgcacttgtctttgccaatgGGTGTTGTGACAGGAATTAAAGAGCATGAAGAGGAGGCACAAGGCGTCACCTTTGTGATGGGCCAGAAGATGGTTCAAGACACCATGCAGTCCATgttgcttaaagaagcaaaaccagtaatAAGAGTATCCcaccaaggtaagtgtttaacaCCACCTTTAGATACTAGTATTGATGTGTGTGTTCTTGGTACAGGGAGAACAAATGAAAGTTATAAACTTACTGAAGTCCCAGTGAGAGAACCAGACCATAAGCTCAATCATGAGCCAACCAACACaagctgtccaaagaagaaaataattcttcagcttgtggaagctatcaaagtaagtctggaattttcacattttatttttaagtgtccaagcacagatataatgcacttgctTCTTGCCCAAAATGTTGAGATTATTTCAGGTTGCagagaagaaagcttcaaagaaATCCCACCAGATAATCTTATGTTGCTAGGAGAATCAATTCCAAGAGAGACCAGAAACATGGCCACCAAAAATTTGAAGAACCATCCAATCAAGAATAGATGCAATGGCCCTGACCatagcagaggcgtgatcatttcatatcttctcaaagaagagccaccagatacACCATGCATcacaaaaccaaaattgtatcaaggtaaggttctaaactctcaaaagaggatgaagcctgacttgctctatcttggtgcaGGTTATCAAGTTTCGAGGTCGAAACTTCGTCAAGGGGGAGGGTATGAtgaggccatcaaaccagtagctgaaccggagGTCGACCCAACACCCTGCTCAACTAACCATGGCGCCAACCAGAacatatgtgcactaaaaatgccatatctttCCAACCAGGAGGTTTTTCaccatgaaaccaattttcatggattctacactcaagacgGAGTCAGACCCAATTGGAATTATCAGAAAATCTATCCGGACcaggaagatatgaattttataaaccAGAGGTTTCTCAGCCCATCCATTCGCGAGTACCAGCCTTTAGGAGACGATTTGAGCCCAGCCAAGAGACGTACCGAGCCAAAACCAATGCTAGAAGTAAAGAGGAGTTTATCAGCTTTCCAGAAAGCCCAAGATCACGAGAAATGGTCAAGGAAATTGGAAGATATGATCAATTTCCctaaaccggtcaaaccagttctacacttgccttATTTGGAAGCTCATTGGTTTATTCAATtgcaaaccagacattggcgacCAGGGGAGACATCTAACCATTCAGGAGACACATTTAAATATCCAGGAGAGTCAGATAAGTTCTTACAATGCACCAGCAAGCATAGGAACAGAAGGATCTTCAATATTGTCAACTTTCCTTTTTCGGTTACATTCACACAATGGAGAATCATTCACCAACGGCTCCATCACCAATCTTGCTATCATTTCGAGCACTATCTCAGCATTCATATTGTTCTAAGGAGACTCAGTTATCCACTCAAACCCTCTAGATACAAGGAAGAAACAATTTCTCCAAGATTCAAGTCATTAAGCTCCAACAGCTAGTTTTCTCGGTTTTCcttatttgtttgcttctttcttattctttctttcttaggAACGTGTACTGAGCAGTATATAAGCTCATTCTACTTCTCTGTAATATTCACCCTTCAATCAACCaagtttataaaaagtttatctTGTTTTTATCCAAAGTTTGTCTTTGCATAAAATCTGTCTTTAGGATTCAAGGAGTGATTCTTTGTTGTTCTATTGATTTCGTGAGTCTAGTTTGTTTGTGTGATTCAAACATACTTAGTAcacagattgagagagtcaatcaacccactagattgagagagtcaatcatcTTCCATCCATAGTCCATCCAGCAAGATCGgtaagttggttatacgaccattTGCTTGTCTTCCATCAACGATCCCACCAAGGTCCATTCTGTGCCTGTATCACAGGAAGTTGAATATCTTcttgttgtgagcaagaagatatcccaccttctatccagatgattccagattcaccttctccactgattagtggttccaaataaagcttcttagatcgtggttcatcctggtttgataagaatcatgaagataatggcatatgtccgaaacaggctaatctggaatcatctggatagaaggtgggatatcttcttgctcacaacaattatgagatttattcaacttcctggttattctccactgattagtggttccaataaagcttcttagatcgtggttcatcctggtttgataagaatcatgaagatattgccatatgtccgaacaggctaatctggaatcatctggatagaaggtgggatatcttcttgctcacaacacttatgagatttattcaacttcctggttattctccactgattagtggttccaaataaagcttcttagatcgtggttcatcctggtttgataagaatcatgaagatattgccatatgtccgaacaggctaatctggaatcatctggatagaaagtgggatatcttcttactcacaactcctatgagatttattcaacttcctggttattctccactgattagtggttcccaataaagcttcttagatcgttggttcatcctggtttgataagaatcatgaagatattgccatatgtccgaacaggctaatctggaatcatctggatagaaagtgggatatcttcttactcacaactcctatgagatttattcaacttcctggttattctccactgattagtggttccaaataaagcttcttagatcgtggttcatcctggtttgataagaatcatgaagataatggcatatgtccgaacaggctaatctggaatcatctggatagaaggtgggatatcttcttgctcacaactcctatgagatttattcaacttcctggttattctccactgattagtggttccaaataaagcttcttagatcgtggttcatcctggtttgataagaatcatgaagataatggcatatgtccgaacaggctaatctggaatcatctggatagaaaggtgggatatcttcttactcacaacacttatgagatttattcaacttcctggttattctccactgattagtggttccaaataaagcttcttagatcgtggttcatcctggtttgataagaatcatgaagatattggcatatgtccgaacaggctaatctggaatcatctggatagaaagtgggatatcttcttgctcacaacacttatgagatttattcaacttcctggttattctccactgattagtggttccaaataaagcttcttagatcgtggttcatcctggtttgataagaatcatgaagataatggcatatgtccgaacaggctaatctggaatcatctggatagaaggtgggatatcttcttactcacaacacttatgagatttattcaacttcctggttattctccactgattagtggttccaaataaagcttcttagatcgtggttcatcctggtttgataagaatcatgaagatattgccatatgtccgaacaggctaatctggaatcatctggatagaaagtgggatatcttcttgctcacaactccttatgagatttattcaacttcctggttattctccactgattagtggttccaaataaagcttcttagatcgtggttcatcctggtttgataagaatcatgaagatatgccatatgtccgaacaggctaatctggaatcatctggatagaagtgggatatcttcttactcacaactcctatgagatttattcaacttcctggttattctccactgattagtggttccaaataaagcttcttagatcgtggttcatcctggtttgataagaatcatgaagataatggcatatgtccgaacaggctaatctggaatcatctggatagaagtgggatatcttcttgctcacaacacttatgagatttattcaacttcctggttattctccactgattagtggttccaaataaagcttcttagatcgtggttcatcctggtttgataagaatcatgaagatattgccatatgtccgaacaggctaatctggaatcatctggatagaaagtgggatatcttcttactcacaactcctatgagatttattcaacttcctggttattctccactgattagtggttccaaataaagcttcttagatcgtggttcatcctggtttgataagaatcatgaagataatggcatatgtccgaacaggctaatctggaatcatctggatagaaagtgggatatcttcttactcacaaacacttatgagatttattcaacttcctggttattctccactgattagtggttcccaataaagcttcttagatttggttcatcctggtttgataagaatcatgaagatattgccatatgtccgaacaggctaatctggaatcatctggatagaaagtgggatatcttcttactcacaacacttatgagatttattcaacttcctggttattctccactgatagtggttccaaataaagcttcttagatcgtggttcatcctggtttgataagaatcatgaagataatggcatatgtccgaacaggctaatctggaatcatctggatagaaagtgggatatcttcttgctcacaatacttatgagatttttcaacttcctggttattctccactgattagtggttccaaataaagcttcttagatcgtggttcatcctggtttgataagaatcatgaagatattggcatatgtccgaacaggctaatctggaatcatctggatagaaggtgggatatcttcttactcacaactcttatgagatttattcaacttcc
It encodes:
- the LOC108836760 gene encoding uncharacterized protein LOC108836760; its protein translation is MGDAVHGPLPVQNQLMKVIQSLNEQLTRLEQGSKPVGPQPQGERLPKGESRCWKAPEAAYVEPKPPDPSWITPPQNPCTHNFLLNFYSDDYKGADKTKLYTFSGRRNYLDWERNLDEWFYYNNILKKERLAYAIDQLRDEALKWWVQEEDDIRFCKEPPITTWRDLREIMRDKYAKKYTNSQIKELYPRRYPTHSSKKAELKSKTPTQKVPAKAEQQTEKHKQFCPTKQLLVETSLEKKTDLSMMRIKEHEEEAQGVTFVMGQKMVQDTMQSMLLKEAKPVIRVSHQ